From one Leifsonia soli genomic stretch:
- a CDS encoding EAL domain-containing protein produces the protein MAGCEVEARELSDAIAAHELEVHVQPQIDLATGEIVAVEGLSRWTHPTRGPIPPAEFVALAEASGSIHELGLFALRECCRIGRDWRERGWELAIAVNVSPLQLETDRFFDELERQLAESGLPPADLIVEVTEAERIDDYAVVAGRLDIVQQWGVTVSIDDFGAGHSSIERAVGVHARELKLDRSLVARGDWDAVGDAVAIAQDSGMRVVAEGIETREQLEQIRSSGCDRAQGYYIARPCPPDDLGDRLGSFVR, from the coding sequence GTGGCAGGGTGCGAGGTGGAGGCGCGAGAACTGTCCGACGCCATCGCTGCGCACGAGCTCGAGGTGCACGTCCAGCCTCAGATCGACCTGGCGACCGGCGAGATCGTGGCCGTCGAAGGTCTCAGCCGGTGGACGCATCCCACCCGAGGTCCGATCCCTCCCGCGGAGTTCGTGGCGCTCGCCGAGGCCAGCGGCTCCATCCATGAGCTCGGCCTGTTCGCGCTGCGCGAGTGCTGCCGCATCGGCCGCGACTGGCGGGAGCGCGGCTGGGAGCTCGCCATCGCCGTCAACGTGTCGCCCCTGCAGCTCGAGACGGACCGCTTCTTCGACGAACTGGAGCGCCAGCTGGCCGAGTCGGGCCTGCCTCCCGCCGACCTGATCGTCGAGGTGACGGAGGCCGAGCGCATCGACGACTACGCGGTCGTCGCCGGCCGGCTCGACATCGTTCAGCAGTGGGGCGTCACCGTGTCGATCGATGATTTCGGGGCCGGCCACTCCTCCATCGAGCGAGCGGTGGGCGTGCACGCGCGGGAGCTCAAGCTCGACCGCAGCCTCGTCGCCCGCGGCGACTGGGACGCCGTCGGCGACGCGGTCGCGATCGCCCAGGACAGCGGGATGCGGGTCGTCGCGGAGGGCATCGAGACCAGAGAGCAGCTCGAGCAGATCCGCTCGTCGGGGTGCGACCGGGCCCAGGGCTACTACATCGCGCGCCCCTGCCCTCCCGATGACTTGGGTGACCGGCTCGGATCATTCGTGCGCTAA
- a CDS encoding shikimate 5-dehydrogenase: MPILNKDMQVCISLAGRPSNIGTRFHNYLYDELGLNFVYKAFTTDDLEGAVRGIRALGIRGCSVSMPFKEAIIPLVDNLEPSAVAIESVNTVVNEDGLLTASNTDYEAVARLLAEHEVDTAQRVLVRGSGGMAKAVVAAFRGAGFDELTVLARNAEAGPALAERYGYEWVAEDPEPGFDVIVNVTPLGMRGDAEDVMAFDEAFIERATTVFDVVAFPSETPLVRAARATETAVITGAEVIALQAARQFERYTGVLLTPEQVARASEFSRAE; this comes from the coding sequence ATGCCCATCCTGAACAAGGACATGCAGGTCTGCATCTCGCTCGCCGGCCGCCCGAGCAACATCGGGACCCGCTTCCACAACTATCTGTACGACGAGCTCGGCCTGAACTTCGTCTACAAGGCGTTCACGACGGACGACCTGGAGGGGGCCGTGCGCGGCATCCGTGCGCTCGGGATCCGCGGGTGCTCGGTCTCCATGCCGTTCAAGGAGGCGATCATCCCGCTCGTCGACAACCTCGAGCCGTCGGCGGTGGCGATCGAATCCGTGAACACCGTCGTGAATGAGGACGGCCTGCTCACCGCCTCCAACACCGACTACGAGGCCGTCGCGCGGCTGCTGGCCGAGCACGAGGTCGACACCGCGCAGCGCGTGCTCGTCCGAGGTTCGGGCGGCATGGCGAAGGCTGTCGTCGCGGCGTTCCGCGGCGCCGGTTTCGACGAGCTGACCGTCCTGGCGCGCAACGCGGAGGCCGGCCCCGCCCTCGCCGAGCGGTACGGATACGAGTGGGTGGCGGAGGACCCGGAGCCGGGCTTCGATGTCATCGTCAACGTCACGCCGCTCGGGATGCGCGGCGACGCGGAGGACGTGATGGCCTTCGACGAGGCCTTCATCGAGCGCGCGACGACCGTGTTCGATGTCGTCGCGTTCCCGTCCGAGACACCGCTGGTCCGCGCCGCGCGGGCGACGGAGACCGCCGTCATCACCGGCGCCGAGGTGATCGCCCTGCAGGCAGCACGGCAGTTCGAGCGCTACACCGGCGTGCTGCTCACGCCGGAGCAGGTCGCTCGGGCGTCGGAGTTCTCCCGCGCCGAATAG
- a CDS encoding ROK family transcriptional regulator translates to MTATPGLIPRGARNPGSQGALRHLNQERLVEFLLANGPSTQAELARGTGLSTATVSNIVRDMAAKGVVATSPVTSSGRRALLVQLTDTGDIAVGVDFGRRHVRIVLTTLGYDVIAEEQVALEPGYDVLGAVREAAHLLDRMLAEGGHDRESVLAVGVGIPGPIDRRTGTVLQGAILPEWVGITRRELEDVFGFPVVVDNDANLGALAEVTWGANRGERNLIFVKIGTGIGAGLILNGQPYYGFLGITGELGHTPVAEHGVICRCGNRGCLETIASTSVMLESLGRGDGARTASDILRRGLAKDPAVLRVVSDAGTAIGQAIGNVANVINPELVLIGGPLVGLGDALLDPIRHGIRQNAIPIIAGTTTVRISSLGDRAESLGAAAIVIKGALAGQDG, encoded by the coding sequence ATGACCGCCACTCCGGGGCTGATCCCTCGTGGCGCACGCAATCCCGGGTCGCAGGGCGCACTGAGGCACTTGAACCAGGAACGACTCGTCGAGTTCCTCCTGGCCAACGGACCGTCCACCCAGGCTGAGCTGGCGCGCGGGACCGGCCTGTCCACCGCCACCGTGTCCAACATCGTCCGCGACATGGCGGCGAAAGGCGTGGTCGCGACCTCCCCGGTGACCTCGAGCGGGCGCCGGGCGCTGCTGGTCCAGCTCACCGACACCGGCGACATCGCGGTCGGCGTCGACTTCGGGCGCCGCCATGTGCGGATCGTCCTCACCACCCTCGGCTACGACGTCATCGCCGAGGAGCAAGTGGCCCTCGAGCCCGGGTACGACGTGCTCGGCGCCGTGCGCGAGGCGGCACACCTCCTCGACCGGATGCTCGCGGAGGGCGGCCACGACCGCGAATCCGTCCTCGCCGTCGGCGTCGGGATCCCCGGACCCATCGACCGCCGGACCGGCACGGTGCTGCAGGGCGCCATCCTGCCCGAATGGGTCGGCATCACCCGGCGGGAGCTGGAGGACGTGTTCGGCTTCCCGGTCGTCGTCGACAACGACGCGAACCTCGGCGCGCTGGCGGAGGTCACCTGGGGCGCCAACCGCGGGGAACGCAACCTGATCTTCGTCAAGATCGGCACGGGGATCGGTGCCGGCCTCATCCTCAACGGCCAGCCCTACTACGGGTTCCTCGGCATCACGGGCGAACTCGGCCACACCCCCGTCGCGGAGCACGGCGTCATCTGCCGGTGCGGCAACCGCGGCTGCCTCGAGACGATCGCGTCGACCAGCGTGATGCTCGAGTCGCTGGGCCGTGGCGACGGGGCGCGCACCGCATCCGACATCCTACGCCGCGGGCTCGCGAAGGACCCGGCGGTGCTGCGCGTGGTCAGCGATGCGGGCACGGCGATCGGCCAGGCGATCGGCAACGTCGCCAACGTCATCAACCCCGAGCTGGTGCTGATCGGCGGACCGCTCGTCGGCCTCGGCGACGCCCTGCTCGACCCGATCCGGCACGGGATCCGGCAGAACGCCATCCCGATCATCGCCGGAACGACGACTGTCCGGATCTCGTCGCTCGGCGACCGCGCCGAGTCGCTCGGAGCAGCCGCGATCGTCATCAAGGGCGCCCTCGCGGGGCAGGACGGCTGA
- a CDS encoding dihydrofolate reductase family protein, which produces MGRLIFSAIASIDGYTADSSGSFDWANPDAEVHAYVNDLERDIGTNLYGRRMYETMRVWQDLGDSDEPVIADYAAVWQNSDKVVFSSTLREPTTPKTRVEPRFDPDAVRRLVAEADHDVSIGGPTIAAAAFAAGLVDEVRLILVPVAVGGGTPALPHGQFLKLRLLNERTFASGTVALHYAVD; this is translated from the coding sequence ATGGGACGACTCATCTTCTCGGCCATCGCCTCGATCGACGGCTACACCGCCGACAGCTCCGGATCGTTCGACTGGGCGAACCCCGACGCGGAGGTCCACGCGTACGTCAACGACCTCGAACGCGACATCGGCACCAACCTCTACGGCCGCCGGATGTACGAGACCATGCGGGTCTGGCAGGACCTGGGCGACAGCGACGAACCGGTGATCGCCGACTACGCCGCGGTGTGGCAGAACTCGGACAAGGTCGTGTTCTCGTCGACCTTGCGGGAGCCGACGACGCCGAAGACCCGGGTGGAGCCGCGTTTCGATCCGGACGCGGTGCGCCGGCTCGTCGCGGAAGCCGACCATGACGTCTCCATCGGAGGGCCGACCATCGCCGCGGCCGCGTTCGCCGCCGGGCTGGTGGACGAGGTCCGGCTCATCCTGGTCCCGGTCGCGGTGGGCGGCGGCACACCGGCCCTCCCCCACGGGCAGTTCCTGAAGCTGCGGCTTCTGAACGAGCGCACCTTCGCCTCGGGAACGGTCGCCCTGCACTACGCGGTCGACTAG
- a CDS encoding MarR family winged helix-turn-helix transcriptional regulator → MSDDLLALENQVCFGLAVAARSVIALYRPVLEPLSLTHPQYLVMLALWEREPRSVKDLSDTLALEPATLSPLLKRLEATGYVERRRSAADERALEVRLTEAGRALRAEAEKIPSRIVERLGLPVSELENLRESLQTIIGAAVRTA, encoded by the coding sequence ATGTCGGACGACCTCCTCGCGCTCGAGAACCAGGTGTGCTTCGGCCTCGCCGTGGCGGCGCGAAGCGTCATCGCGCTCTACCGCCCGGTGCTCGAACCGCTGTCGCTGACGCATCCGCAGTACCTCGTGATGCTGGCGCTATGGGAGCGCGAGCCCCGATCCGTGAAGGATCTGAGCGACACCCTCGCGCTCGAGCCGGCGACCCTCTCCCCGCTTCTGAAGCGGCTCGAGGCGACCGGATACGTCGAACGGAGGCGCAGCGCGGCCGACGAGCGCGCGCTCGAGGTGCGTCTGACGGAGGCCGGACGTGCCCTCCGCGCCGAGGCGGAGAAGATCCCGTCCCGCATCGTCGAACGGCTGGGGCTGCCGGTGTCGGAGCTCGAGAACCTGCGCGAGAGCCTGCAGACGATCATCGGCGCCGCCGTCCGCACCGCGTGA
- a CDS encoding DUF6458 family protein — translation MGIGSGIFIFVVGLILAFALQVQVSWIDLKITGYILMGAGLVVFIISLAFALRRRPRTSVRQDGIDPATGQRIERRTDEY, via the coding sequence ATGGGCATCGGAAGCGGCATCTTCATCTTCGTCGTCGGGCTCATCCTGGCCTTCGCCCTGCAGGTGCAGGTGAGCTGGATCGACCTGAAGATCACCGGGTACATCCTCATGGGTGCCGGCCTGGTCGTCTTCATCATCTCCCTGGCTTTCGCGCTGCGGCGCAGACCGCGGACCTCGGTCCGGCAGGACGGCATCGACCCCGCCACCGGCCAGCGGATCGAGCGGCGCACCGATGAGTATTGA
- a CDS encoding diguanylate cyclase domain-containing protein, which produces MRPIAADDLPCALVEVDADGRIQDANDLFVSWTGLSMAELQGRAFSSLRTSIPTVDARADGLIRLAHVDGSSRAVIVGRRETGAGELLTLVDATERAEHEQEMARSHALEERTRNRLELIIDSSIAFSAATNEQSLADILATTVAKAYQAEQSAVFLIDESGTFAQASGSNPLRSVEQTGSLVTQASQLRRVVALSGAAAADEIAPVLGQAMRDAGVHAVLVAPIQHDDVLFGLFAAFFLHPRQFDSEAAPLADALAGQAAQTITTLRLQRQLEHAAMHDETTGLPNRRRLETQLVEYQSSTSTLVATLFIDLDGFKRVNDALGHHTGDLLLREVGLRLQAAVRQEDLVARYGGDEFVVVCEVPEVAAAEDVADRIRHSIEQPFQDIPEGFPISASIGMSIARTQDPAWNPDRLIREADHAMYSAKNAGGNRVVGAPVA; this is translated from the coding sequence GTGCGGCCCATTGCTGCGGACGACCTGCCCTGCGCACTCGTCGAGGTGGACGCAGACGGCCGCATCCAGGACGCCAACGATCTCTTCGTCTCGTGGACCGGCCTCTCGATGGCCGAGCTGCAGGGCCGAGCGTTCAGCTCGCTGCGCACCAGCATCCCCACCGTCGACGCTCGCGCCGACGGCCTCATCCGGCTCGCGCACGTGGACGGGTCGTCGAGAGCCGTCATCGTGGGCCGCCGCGAGACCGGGGCCGGCGAGCTGCTGACACTGGTGGATGCGACAGAGCGCGCGGAGCACGAGCAGGAGATGGCGCGCTCCCACGCTCTCGAGGAGCGGACGCGCAACCGTCTCGAACTGATCATCGACTCGTCGATCGCCTTCTCGGCGGCGACGAACGAGCAGTCGCTCGCCGACATCCTCGCGACGACCGTGGCCAAGGCGTACCAGGCGGAGCAGTCGGCGGTCTTCCTGATCGACGAGTCCGGGACGTTCGCGCAGGCCTCCGGCAGCAACCCGCTCCGATCGGTCGAACAGACCGGATCGCTGGTGACGCAGGCCTCCCAGCTCCGCAGGGTGGTCGCGCTCAGCGGTGCGGCGGCTGCGGACGAGATCGCCCCCGTGCTCGGGCAGGCCATGCGCGACGCGGGCGTCCATGCCGTTCTCGTGGCGCCCATCCAGCACGACGACGTGCTCTTCGGGCTGTTCGCCGCGTTCTTCCTCCACCCGCGGCAGTTCGACTCCGAAGCCGCCCCGCTGGCCGACGCACTGGCCGGCCAGGCCGCGCAGACCATAACCACCCTGCGCCTGCAGCGGCAGCTGGAGCACGCGGCGATGCACGACGAGACCACCGGGCTTCCGAACCGCCGGCGCCTCGAGACGCAGCTGGTGGAGTACCAGAGTTCGACCTCCACCCTGGTGGCCACGCTGTTCATCGACCTGGACGGGTTCAAGCGCGTGAACGACGCCCTCGGCCATCACACGGGCGACCTCCTGCTCCGCGAGGTCGGCCTTCGGCTGCAGGCGGCCGTCCGTCAGGAGGACCTGGTCGCGCGCTACGGCGGCGACGAGTTCGTGGTGGTCTGCGAGGTGCCAGAGGTGGCAGCGGCGGAGGACGTCGCCGATCGCATCCGCCACTCCATCGAGCAGCCCTTCCAGGACATTCCGGAGGGCTTCCCGATCAGCGCGAGCATCGGGATGTCGATCGCGCGCACCCAGGACCCGGCCTGGAACCCGGACCGCCTCATCCGCGAAGCCGACCACGCCATGTACTCGGCGAAGAACGCCGGCGGCAACCGCGTGGTGGGCGCGCCCGTCGCCTGA
- the mmsB gene encoding multiple monosaccharide ABC transporter permease, whose product MSTQIAEKKKSGGIRDLGKMFGGGQSTGRQFGILGALVVIIVFFQIATGGKTLDPVNLINLVNQNVYVLILAIGMVMVIIAGHIDLSVGSVAALVGIVVAEAMTNWNVPWPLAIVLGLLVGVVIGAWQGWWVAYVGVPAFIVTLAGMLIFRGLNQLIGNANTIPVPDGFTYIGGGFLPEWGPNTGYNNSTLLLGLIIAVVIALMEVRTRRKQTKTGSEKAPLWVSVFKVVILDAVVIYAAILFGSGRVGTSFPVAGVILGVLIILYSFITRNTIFGRHIYAVGGNSHAAELSGVKIRRINFFVMMNMSVLAALAGMIAVARSVSSGPQDGLGWELDAIAAVFIGGAAVSGGIGTVAGSIIGGLVIAVLNNGLQLLGVTSDKVQIIKGLVLLIAVGIDVYSKRRGGPSLIGRMFNRDKTQRADAAAEDQPAVVPTGDPAEDSSRSLTS is encoded by the coding sequence ATGAGCACGCAGATCGCAGAGAAGAAGAAGTCCGGAGGCATCCGCGACCTCGGGAAGATGTTCGGCGGCGGCCAGTCGACCGGACGCCAGTTCGGCATCCTGGGTGCGCTCGTCGTCATCATCGTGTTCTTCCAGATCGCCACCGGGGGCAAGACCCTCGATCCGGTGAACCTGATCAACCTCGTGAACCAGAACGTCTACGTTCTGATCCTGGCGATCGGCATGGTCATGGTGATCATCGCCGGCCACATCGATCTCTCGGTCGGATCCGTGGCGGCGCTGGTCGGCATCGTCGTCGCCGAGGCCATGACCAACTGGAACGTGCCGTGGCCGCTCGCCATCGTGCTCGGCCTCCTGGTCGGTGTCGTCATCGGCGCCTGGCAGGGCTGGTGGGTCGCCTACGTGGGGGTCCCGGCCTTCATCGTGACCCTGGCCGGCATGCTCATCTTCCGAGGCCTCAACCAGCTGATCGGCAACGCCAACACCATCCCCGTTCCGGACGGCTTCACCTACATCGGCGGCGGCTTCCTCCCCGAGTGGGGCCCGAACACCGGGTACAACAACTCCACGCTGCTGCTCGGTCTCATCATCGCGGTCGTCATCGCGCTGATGGAGGTCCGGACGCGTCGCAAGCAGACCAAGACGGGCTCTGAGAAGGCGCCGCTCTGGGTCAGCGTCTTCAAGGTCGTCATCCTCGACGCCGTCGTGATCTACGCGGCGATCCTGTTCGGCAGCGGCCGGGTCGGCACCTCGTTCCCCGTCGCCGGCGTCATCCTCGGCGTTCTGATCATCCTGTACTCGTTCATCACGCGGAACACGATCTTCGGTCGTCACATCTACGCGGTCGGCGGCAACTCGCACGCTGCGGAGCTGTCGGGCGTCAAGATCCGCCGGATCAACTTCTTCGTCATGATGAACATGTCGGTCCTCGCCGCGCTCGCCGGCATGATCGCCGTCGCCCGCTCGGTATCGTCCGGTCCGCAGGACGGCCTCGGCTGGGAGCTCGACGCCATCGCGGCCGTCTTCATCGGTGGTGCAGCGGTCTCCGGCGGTATCGGCACCGTCGCCGGCTCCATCATCGGTGGTCTGGTCATCGCGGTCCTGAACAACGGCCTCCAGCTGCTCGGCGTCACCTCCGACAAGGTCCAGATCATCAAGGGTCTGGTGCTGCTGATCGCCGTCGGCATCGACGTCTACTCGAAGCGCCGCGGCGGCCCCTCCCTGATCGGCAGGATGTTCAACCGCGACAAGACGCAGCGCGCCGACGCCGCGGCCGAAGACCAGCCGGCGGTCGTCCCGACCGGCGATCCGGCCGAGGACTCCTCGCGGTCGCTCACCTCCTGA
- a CDS encoding PKD domain-containing protein, translated as MAKHRILAVAALAAAAVVLSVSVPQSVEGVAAGAGSVHFTASGDYGPGASAQAVLTGIKNLSPDLHLALGDLSYGATGQEQAWCDLVTSRTGPGFPFELVSGNHESSGQNGNINDFSACLPNQLPGAVGTYGREYYVDVPQGAPLVRFIMISPGLPFSDGTWTYASGTSHYAWTQAAIDGARTAGTPWVVVGMHKPCLSLGDYSCEAGADLLNLLVSKRVDLVLTGHEHLYQRSKQLATGAGCPAITPGTSTAACVADADSTLVKGSGTVFATVGTGGNGNYDVHPADSEAGYFAAAYGSAAAPVYGSLDVSVTATQLTASFVRAAGASFTDGFTVGPPAAGNQPPNAVFAASCADLTCSLDGTGSTDPDGVITSFAWDFGDGSSGTGGTIAHTYAVAGTYTARLTVLDDGGATAATTRTLVVTAPPPPPDTLAADPFERAVTNGWGTAPTGGTWSVAGSSSLYAVAGGTGRIQLPAGSGGTGRLPGVSATGIDLRLGLAIDKLPSSGNVYVTVQGRRIATAGSYGSKLIVSAAGKVTIQIVRVDQNGGNEVVVQSSVTVPNVTYTAGMRLNVRMRTTGTAPTLVETKAWVDGSPEPSAWQRSATDSTAALQGAGGLAVTGYLSGGVANAPVTLSVDDLTAVKP; from the coding sequence ATGGCCAAGCATCGAATCCTCGCCGTAGCGGCACTGGCCGCAGCGGCGGTCGTCCTCAGCGTCAGCGTTCCGCAGAGCGTCGAGGGCGTTGCGGCCGGAGCGGGCAGCGTCCACTTCACCGCGTCGGGCGACTACGGACCGGGCGCCTCGGCGCAGGCGGTGCTCACCGGCATCAAGAATCTGAGCCCCGACCTTCACCTCGCCCTCGGCGATCTCTCCTACGGCGCCACCGGGCAGGAGCAGGCCTGGTGCGACCTCGTCACCAGCAGGACGGGGCCCGGCTTCCCGTTCGAGCTCGTCTCCGGCAACCACGAGAGCAGCGGCCAGAACGGCAACATCAACGACTTCTCCGCCTGCCTGCCCAACCAGCTCCCCGGCGCGGTCGGCACGTACGGCCGCGAGTACTACGTCGACGTGCCGCAGGGCGCCCCGCTGGTGCGGTTCATCATGATCTCGCCCGGCCTCCCCTTCTCCGACGGCACCTGGACGTACGCGTCCGGCACATCCCATTACGCGTGGACGCAGGCCGCCATCGACGGGGCGAGGACGGCCGGGACGCCGTGGGTCGTCGTCGGCATGCACAAGCCCTGCCTCTCGCTGGGCGACTACTCCTGCGAAGCCGGGGCCGACCTCCTCAACCTGCTGGTGTCGAAGCGCGTGGATCTCGTGCTCACCGGACACGAGCACCTCTATCAGCGCAGCAAGCAGCTGGCGACGGGAGCAGGCTGCCCGGCCATCACGCCGGGAACCTCCACCGCTGCGTGCGTGGCGGACGCCGACAGCACCCTGGTGAAAGGGTCGGGGACCGTCTTCGCGACCGTCGGCACCGGGGGAAACGGCAACTACGACGTCCACCCGGCCGACAGCGAGGCCGGCTACTTCGCCGCCGCATACGGCAGCGCGGCAGCGCCCGTCTACGGCTCGCTCGACGTCAGCGTGACCGCGACCCAGCTGACCGCGTCGTTCGTCCGCGCCGCGGGAGCGTCGTTCACCGACGGCTTCACGGTCGGGCCGCCCGCCGCCGGGAACCAGCCCCCGAACGCCGTCTTCGCCGCCTCCTGCGCCGACCTGACGTGCTCGCTGGACGGGACGGGCTCGACCGATCCGGACGGCGTCATCACGTCGTTCGCCTGGGACTTCGGCGACGGATCGTCGGGCACCGGCGGGACCATCGCGCACACGTACGCCGTCGCCGGCACCTACACAGCGCGGCTGACCGTGCTGGACGACGGAGGCGCGACCGCCGCGACGACGCGCACCCTCGTCGTCACAGCACCACCGCCGCCGCCCGACACCCTCGCCGCCGATCCGTTCGAGCGCGCGGTCACGAACGGCTGGGGCACGGCGCCGACCGGCGGCACCTGGTCCGTCGCCGGCAGCTCCAGCCTGTACGCGGTGGCGGGCGGGACCGGACGCATCCAGCTCCCGGCGGGCTCGGGCGGAACCGGCCGCCTGCCTGGCGTGAGCGCGACCGGGATCGACCTCCGGCTCGGCCTCGCGATCGACAAGCTGCCGTCTTCCGGCAACGTGTACGTGACGGTCCAGGGTCGGCGGATCGCGACGGCCGGCTCGTACGGGTCGAAGCTGATCGTCTCGGCGGCGGGCAAGGTCACCATCCAGATCGTCCGCGTCGACCAGAACGGCGGGAACGAAGTCGTCGTGCAGTCCTCGGTCACCGTGCCGAACGTCACGTACACCGCAGGCATGCGCCTCAACGTGCGGATGCGGACGACCGGTACCGCCCCGACGCTCGTGGAGACCAAGGCCTGGGTGGACGGCAGCCCCGAGCCCTCGGCGTGGCAGCGGTCGGCCACCGACAGCACCGCCGCCCTCCAGGGCGCGGGCGGCCTGGCGGTGACCGGATACCTCTCCGGCGGGGTCGCCAACGCACCGGTCACCCTGAGCGTCGACGATCTGACCGCCGTCAAGCCCTGA
- a CDS encoding MerR family transcriptional regulator produces the protein MRISELAERAGVTVKAVRYYERLGLVAPNRLGNGYREYGDDHLRAVLEIRELAATGIPPGKARPFIDCLGSGHAHSDECPASRDAYRDGLAELDAAIAALERRRELLARRLAGAEHRIPEPADGCGCTIDPA, from the coding sequence ATGCGCATCAGCGAACTCGCCGAGCGGGCAGGTGTGACGGTCAAGGCCGTGCGGTACTACGAGCGGCTCGGGCTGGTCGCGCCGAACCGGCTCGGCAACGGCTACCGCGAATACGGCGACGATCACCTGCGCGCGGTGCTGGAGATCCGCGAGCTGGCGGCCACCGGCATCCCGCCGGGCAAAGCGCGCCCCTTCATCGACTGCCTCGGCTCCGGCCACGCCCACAGCGACGAATGCCCCGCCTCGCGCGACGCCTACCGCGACGGACTGGCCGAGCTGGATGCGGCGATCGCCGCCCTGGAGCGCCGGAGAGAGCTGCTCGCCCGCCGCCTCGCCGGCGCCGAGCACCGCATCCCGGAGCCGGCCGACGGCTGCGGGTGCACCATCGACCCCGCCTGA
- the mmsA gene encoding multiple monosaccharide ABC transporter ATP-binding protein, whose protein sequence is MPSNAVILEMRAITKEFPGVKALEDVSLTVHADEIHAICGENGAGKSTLMKVLSGVYPYGTYSGDIVYQGEVMRFKDIKSSEQQGIVIIHQELALIPELSITENIFLGNEPGRGGVINWGEAKRRAVELLARVGLSDDPDTQIKNIGVGKQQLVEIAKALNKNVKLLILDEPTAALNEAESQHLLDLILGLKGRGISSIIISHKLNEIEQVADQITIIRDGHSIETLDVKADGVDEDRIIRGMVGRTLESRYPERTPNIGETFFEVRDWVVQHPQIPERLVVKNSSFYVRRGEIVGFAGLMGAGRTELAMSVFGHSYGTWISGEIYKDGHQIQVRNVSEAIDNGLAYVSEDRKVLGLNLLDDIKQSVVAAKLKKIAKRGVVDDLQEYAVADEYRKLLRIRTPDVDRGVSTLSGGNQQKVVLAKWMFTDPDILILDEPTRGIDVGAKFEIYGIIQQLAAQGKGVIVISSELPELLGISDRIYTIFEGQITADFPIAEATPETLLKSMTSAKKRVTR, encoded by the coding sequence ATGCCGTCGAACGCAGTCATCCTCGAGATGCGCGCGATCACCAAGGAGTTCCCGGGGGTCAAAGCGCTGGAGGATGTCTCCCTCACCGTCCACGCCGACGAGATCCACGCGATCTGCGGCGAGAACGGCGCGGGGAAGTCCACCCTGATGAAGGTCCTCTCCGGCGTGTACCCCTACGGGACGTACAGCGGAGACATCGTCTACCAGGGCGAGGTGATGCGGTTCAAGGACATCAAGTCCAGCGAGCAGCAGGGGATCGTGATCATCCACCAGGAGCTCGCGCTCATCCCCGAGCTGTCGATCACCGAGAACATCTTCCTCGGCAACGAGCCCGGCCGCGGCGGTGTCATCAACTGGGGCGAAGCCAAGCGCCGAGCCGTCGAGCTGCTCGCCCGCGTCGGCCTCTCGGACGACCCGGACACCCAGATCAAGAACATCGGCGTCGGCAAGCAGCAGCTGGTCGAGATCGCGAAGGCGCTCAACAAGAACGTCAAGCTCCTCATCCTCGACGAGCCGACCGCGGCGCTCAACGAGGCCGAGTCGCAGCACCTCCTCGACCTGATCCTCGGCCTGAAGGGCCGCGGGATCAGCTCCATCATCATCAGCCACAAGCTCAACGAGATCGAGCAGGTGGCCGACCAGATCACCATCATCCGCGACGGTCACTCGATCGAGACGCTCGACGTCAAGGCGGACGGCGTCGACGAGGACCGCATCATCCGCGGGATGGTCGGCCGCACGCTCGAGAGCCGCTACCCCGAGCGGACCCCCAACATCGGCGAGACCTTCTTCGAGGTGCGCGACTGGGTCGTGCAGCACCCGCAGATCCCTGAGCGCCTGGTCGTCAAGAACTCCAGCTTCTACGTGCGCCGCGGCGAGATCGTCGGATTCGCCGGGCTGATGGGCGCCGGCCGCACGGAACTCGCGATGAGCGTCTTCGGCCACTCCTACGGCACCTGGATCTCGGGCGAGATCTACAAGGACGGCCACCAGATCCAGGTGCGCAACGTCTCCGAGGCCATCGACAACGGCCTGGCGTACGTGAGCGAGGACCGCAAGGTGCTCGGCCTCAACCTCCTCGACGACATCAAGCAGTCGGTCGTGGCGGCCAAGCTCAAGAAGATCGCCAAGCGCGGGGTCGTCGACGACCTGCAGGAGTACGCGGTCGCCGACGAGTACCGCAAGCTCCTGCGCATCAGGACCCCCGACGTCGACCGCGGTGTCTCCACGCTCTCCGGCGGCAACCAGCAGAAGGTCGTGCTGGCGAAGTGGATGTTCACCGACCCGGACATCCTGATCCTCGACGAGCCGACGCGAGGAATCGACGTCGGCGCCAAGTTCGAGATCTACGGGATCATCCAGCAGCTGGCCGCACAGGGGAAGGGCGTCATCGTCATCTCCTCCGAGCTGCCAGAACTGCTCGGCATCTCCGACCGCATCTACACGATCTTCGAGGGTCAGATCACCGCCGACTTCCCGATTGCGGAAGCGACCCCGGAGACACTCCTGAAAAGCATGACTTCCGCCAAGAAGAGGGTGACCCGATAA